CCGATTATTTACGCGCGACCTGGGACAGCGGTAAATGCCCGGACAGCATCGATTTTTCCCGCGAGACGGCGGTCTGGCAGCACCTTGAAATCGTCGATACGAAAAAGGGCGGGCCTCGGGACGACAAGGGGCTCGTCGAATTCAAAGCTTACTATCTGCAGGACGGGGAAGCCTGTGTTCTGCATGAGGTGAGCCGATTCGTCAAAAAGGAAGGCCGCTGGTTTTATCTGGACGGGGCGATCAAATCGCTCGGCAGGATCGGCTCGACCGTCAATCTGGGCAAAAATGCGCCTTGTTCCT
The genomic region above belongs to Methylomicrobium agile and contains:
- a CDS encoding YchJ family protein; its protein translation is MSNSQIACLCGSGLGYDQCCRQYHDDEVFPATAEALMRSRFTAYALHDADYLRATWDSGKCPDSIDFSRETAVWQHLEIVDTKKGGPRDDKGLVEFKAYYLQDGEACVLHEVSRFVKKEGRWFYLDGAIKSLGRIGSTVNLGKNAPCSCGSGKKFKRCCGAGK